The Maniola jurtina chromosome 13, ilManJurt1.1, whole genome shotgun sequence genomic interval AATTCTCCCCACGGGCAGTGACTAGGGTGTCATCAGCGTAGCACAATACCCTCATCCCCGGAAGCAGTGGACCCCGCAGGAGCCAATCGAAACCAACGTTCCAAAGGGTTGGCCCCAGTACCGAGCCCTGCGGGACTCCACTGCCTACACGGTGCCGGTACAATCGTCCATCGCTACCTTCCCAGATGACATCTCTCTCTTGAAGGTATGCCTCCAACAATCTCCTGAGATAGGGTGGCACTTCATGGTACCTAAGTGCCTCCCGTAACGTCTCAAAAGGAAGACTATTGAAAGCGTTTGCGACGTCGAGAGAGACCGCAAGGACCACGTCCCCTCTCTCTACCGCCTCCGTGGATAAGCTCTTCAGGGCATCTAGGGCATCTAACGTCGAGCGGCCCGCCCTGAAACCAAACTGCACCTCGGACAGACCCGGTCCCACCGTCTCAAGATGCGAATTGAGACGTGCGGCAAGAATCCTCTCGAAAAACTTGCCCGTCTCACTAAGCAACACAATCGGTCTATATGCCGCAGGGGAATCTAGCGGGCGGCCCTCCTTCCGCAGCAGGCACAACTTTCCATCCTTCCATGACTTCGGGAACTGTCCAGAGCGCAAGCACTTGTCAAACAGCTCTCGAAGCCGCTCCGCCAGGTATTCCAATGCTATGTGAACCACCTTACCTGGGACACCATCGGGCCCCGGTGCCGTCTTTTTGGTCCGTAAAGGCTCGCGGGCAAGGTCCATCTCCTCCTCCGTGATAAGAGGGACATCCAGAACTCTCGATTCGCTCCTAGAAGGAGGGGCCATCACCGGAGGGACGTGACCCAGGGAGTTTGGAAACAACTCATCCACCAGCTGCACTAGGAGGTTCGGCTGCAGGGTTTCAGTGATCGGTGCACATTGGGCGCGAAGTTTGTTGCGCGCCATACGATAAGGGCGCCCCCACGGATCCCTGTCCAGCGTCCTCAACAGTTCATCGCGGGCCAGCTCCTTAGCCTGTTTTATGGCCAGTTGCAGCGCTCTTTTTGCTTGGCGATAGGCATCCTGAAGTCGGTTCTCTAAGTCCGGGTCTGGCCTGTTCCGCCTGCGGCTTCGGGTATACTCCCTACGGGCCCTAATGCAGGCCGTGCGAAGGTCTGCAATTTCCGCCGACCACCAGTACACGCAGCGGCGGCGAGGCCGTCGCCGGGCTCTCGGCATAGCTGCGTTGCAGACATTCACAAGAGCATTGCGTACTAATCCCGCGAGTTCCTCTACACCAGTATCAGTATTATTGCCGGAAGTGGACCACCGCTGGACAATAGCCGCTTCTTTAGCCAACTCTCGGTCCAATTGGCTAAGGCACCACCGTGGGAAGTGGCTTGGACTCCTGGGAATCCTTACCGATACAGATGTGTTGGAAATCCCAAAGCGGATATATCGATGGTCTGAGAGAGTCTCCACGTTTTCCTCCACTTTCCAGTCGGTGACTCTTCCAGCAACTGCGGGCATAGCGAACGAGAGATCGACTATAGATCCACCCTGCTGCCGCACACAGGTATTCACCGCTCCTCTATTGAGTAGAGATAGGCCTGAAAGGAGAGCCCAGACCTGCACAGCCCGTCCTCTTTCGTCGGTGGAGGGACTCCCCCACGCCCGAGACTTGGCGTTAAGGTCACCGAGGACGATGACGCGCCCACCCGTTTGTCTGAGGACCGCTGCTCTGACTGAGTCAAGGTAGGCCTCAAACTCAGCCAGGCTACGATTGGGCGAGAAATACGTCCCTATAATGACGAATTCCCCCCATTTTGCCACCGCATAGCCCGGGCCACTTTCTATCGCAGAGAGTGGGGTACTGGTATTGTTCCCGGTCACAACCACCACCGAGCCGTCTAAATCTCCCACCCAATGGGATTGGTTAGGGACGTAGTAGGGCTCGCATGCCACCGCCACATCTATTTGCCACTCTGCTATGGACTGCAGCAAAAGGTCCTGAGCTGCTGCACAGTGGTTCAGATTCGACTGGAGGAAGCTGATATGGGACAACTGGTTCATGATATCATATCAGATCCCTCCTGTGTTTGGTCACGTCCAGCGTTGACAGTGGTCTGATTTCCTGGAACTGGCCCACCCTTTGTGTGGGGAGGACTACAGTTCTTTCCTCCCATTATGTGGTTTGCAGGCAGCCCTGCATCCGCGCACACCACACAACGTATCTCTCTCGAGCAAGCCAGAGATTTGTGGCCGTCACATCCGCACCGGAAGCACAGATTCCCCCGGTCCACCGTGGAAGGGCAGACCGGCCTTGtatgcccaataccaagacatTTGTAGCAGCGCAGGGGGCGTCGTTCGAGCACGCGAACCTCAGCGGAGCTCCAGCCAACACGGAGTTTGCCGGCATCGGACAACACTTTGGCCGCCTCAACGGGACAATGCACGGTTACCCATCCCATCCCCCTGGGACCAGTCTGTACTTCCCCGACTCTTATTGATTGAGCAGCGCAATTCCCCACTCGCGCCACAGCGGAGGCCACCTTTTCCTTCGTGACTGAATCGTCGAGTCCGGTAACCCTAAGAGTCGCGGATTGGGAAGGACGAACGACGCTTGCAATACCGTCCAGAGCCGTCCGAAGTCTACTTGCCAACAATTCGGCCTGCTCATGTGTCTGGTTCCTGGGAAGTTCCAGCAACCTGGCGCCAGTTGCAGCTCGGCTTATCCTCATGCCCTCAGCAATGCCAAACTCCTGCAGATCAACACTCTGCTCGGCCCGCTCCAAGACTTGGGAATAGGTAACACCCCTCTCCGCTGCCTCCGGCTGCAAGGTAATAACAACCGCAGCGGTCTTTGGGGCGGCCAGCCTTGGCTTAGCAGGCTTGGCAGAATTAGCCGCGGGAGTGGCTGCCGAGGCTACGGGGGTAGGGACTTTCTTTCTCTTCCCCCTTCTCTTTACAACTGTGGCCCAGTCATTGGCAGTCGGCTGAGAGTGGCTCGGACCCGCAGCAGACTCCGTGGTTCCAGCAGGAGATGGGTCAGTCATGGTGTCCCGGGTTTCCGGTTCATTCGGGGCTGCCACAGAGGAAGCGACCGGCTGAGATGCCGGCACCCTTGATCGTTTCCGGTCCGATGACAACGGCGGGCGATGCACCCTTTCGGGCA includes:
- the LOC123871007 gene encoding uncharacterized protein LOC123871007; the encoded protein is MTNKTKTKLTSEEEKSERGREEDRRDGSRTRSPLFRAPSGLASESDSEGSRTSSRTGAASRGRSSARGRSTGIAKARAELREAKEEAREVQFNQYLRDRVYRKETPAVVSDPEEVPQVHVDDPSKLSADELRALGDHNVANIIQVATKSGNLKGTWLKRLKDAANKLQEVVDTLAARTVAEETRRLRTDNDRLRSEVETLKNELKAHRREFSDMRASMAAAAKGTSAPSLSGDLIEELKASIVSSVGLILDARFAGIEERLLPERVHRPPLSSDRKRSRVPASQPVASSVAAPNEPETRDTMTDPSPAGTTESAAGPSHSQPTANDWATVVKRRGKRKKVPTPVASAATPAANSAKPAKPRLAAPKTAAVVITLQPEAAERGVTYSQVLERAEQSVDLQEFGIAEGMRISRAATGARLLELPRNQTHEQAELLASRLRTALDGIASVVRPSQSATLRVTGLDDSVTKEKVASAVARVGNCAAQSIRVGEVQTGPRGMGWVTVHCPVEAAKVLSDAGKLRVGWSSAEVRVLERRPLRCYKCLGIGHTRPVCPSTVDRGNLCFRCGCDGHKSLACSREIRCVVCADAGLPANHIMGGKNCSPPHTKGGPVPGNQTTVNAGRDQTQEGSDMIS